The proteins below come from a single Methanobacterium sp. Maddingley MBC34 genomic window:
- a CDS encoding putative glycosyltransferase (PFAM: Glycosyl transferase family 2), producing MDKPNVSIVILNWNGWEDTIECLESLFQVNYPNFDVIVVDNASENDSLEKIKDYCSGKLKVKSSFFDYNSKNKPIHVFEYFEEFDNIKMPFNNSNFKFNQLNLIKNSKNYGFPGGNNIGIKFAHKFFNPDYVLLLNNDTIVEENFLLELVKNGENRNEIGILGPKIYFYDESNTIWSAGCKISWKLSRGIQIGCGEPDHGQYDEVKEVEYVSGSVFLIKSEVIRKIGLMDEKYFLYFEESDWTLRANQEGYKSLYVPTAKVWHKVSRSGGGISNQVGLYYITRNRWIFMKKWAKKSDYILFVIYQVIGAFIFPIILSIYYRNKKLFSTYYKGLIDGIKS from the coding sequence ATGGACAAGCCCAATGTATCAATTGTAATTCTTAACTGGAATGGCTGGGAAGACACCATAGAATGCCTGGAATCATTATTTCAAGTTAACTATCCCAATTTTGATGTTATTGTGGTAGATAATGCTTCAGAAAATGATTCTCTGGAAAAAATCAAAGATTATTGTTCGGGTAAACTGAAAGTAAAATCATCTTTTTTTGATTACAACTCTAAAAATAAGCCCATTCATGTTTTTGAATACTTTGAAGAATTTGACAACATCAAAATGCCATTTAACAATTCTAATTTTAAATTTAACCAGTTAAATCTTATAAAAAATAGTAAAAATTACGGTTTTCCCGGTGGAAACAATATAGGAATCAAATTCGCCCATAAATTCTTTAATCCAGATTATGTTCTTCTTTTAAACAATGATACCATAGTTGAGGAGAACTTCTTACTAGAACTAGTAAAAAACGGAGAAAATAGAAATGAAATTGGTATTTTAGGCCCCAAAATCTACTTCTATGATGAATCCAATACCATCTGGAGCGCAGGATGCAAAATATCATGGAAACTCAGTAGAGGGATTCAGATAGGATGCGGTGAACCAGACCATGGTCAGTATGATGAAGTAAAAGAAGTTGAATATGTCAGTGGCTCTGTTTTTCTAATTAAAAGTGAAGTTATCCGAAAAATAGGTTTAATGGATGAAAAATATTTTTTGTACTTTGAAGAGAGTGATTGGACCCTCAGAGCAAACCAGGAAGGTTATAAAAGTTTGTATGTTCCCACTGCCAAGGTGTGGCATAAGGTTTCACGTTCTGGTGGTGGAATCAGCAACCAAGTTGGTTTGTATTATATAACCCGTAATCGCTGGATTTTCATGAAAAAATGGGCTAAAAAAAGTGACTATATTTTATTTGTTATTTATCAGGTAATTGGGGCTTTCATATTTCCCATTATCCTTAGTATTTACTATAGGAATAAAAAACTGTTTTCAACTTACTATAAGGGATTAATCGACGGGATTAAGTCATAA
- a CDS encoding isoleucine patch superfamily enzyme, carbonic anhydrase/acetyltransferase (overlaps another CDS with the same product name~PFAM: Bacterial transferase hexapeptide (three repeats)) encodes MSLFKNPWGANEKVNFKNLFFGVDDEKDPDRPKVHENVTLGVSYKFRSKPPQIGKNAHLRSNTVIYNDVEIGNDFQTGHGVLVREKTTIGDKVLIGTNSVIEGHCDIGSNISIQSNVYIPKNTLIEDHVFLGPCSCFTNDRYPLRVDYKLEGPIIRKGASIGANSTFLSGIEVGEGSMVAAGAIVTRDIPPHYLAIGAPAKHKPLPKHFKKLNKI; translated from the coding sequence ATGTCGTTATTTAAAAACCCTTGGGGGGCCAATGAAAAGGTCAATTTCAAAAATCTCTTTTTTGGAGTGGATGATGAAAAAGACCCGGATCGGCCAAAGGTCCATGAAAATGTAACTCTGGGAGTTAGTTACAAATTCCGATCAAAACCGCCTCAAATCGGTAAAAACGCACACCTGCGTTCAAACACCGTCATCTACAATGATGTGGAGATTGGTAATGATTTCCAAACTGGACATGGAGTACTGGTAAGGGAAAAAACCACCATCGGCGATAAAGTACTCATAGGAACCAACAGTGTCATTGAAGGACACTGTGATATTGGAAGTAACATCAGCATCCAATCAAATGTTTACATCCCAAAAAACACTTTAATTGAGGATCATGTTTTCCTGGGACCCTGTTCCTGTTTCACCAATGACCGGTATCCATTAAGGGTAGATTATAAACTTGAAGGCCCAATAATACGGAAAGGAGCATCTATTGGAGCTAATTCAACTTTTCTCTCCGGTATTGAAGTGGGAGAAGGATCCATGGTTGCTGCCGGGGCCATTGTCACCCGTGACATACCACCACATTACCTGGCCATTGGTGCACCAGCCAAACATAAACCTTTACCCAAACACTTTAAGAAATTGAATAAAATTTAG
- a CDS encoding Methionine biosynthesis protein MetW (PFAM: Methionine biosynthesis protein MetW), translating to MSNNFFSPSHNKIIGLIGKNKRVLDVGCSEGCLSKRLRLNGCEVFGIEINKNAAQLAKSYCQEVFVGDVESIKLNSKYENFFDCIVFADVLEHLKEPAVVLRSFKEYLKADGQLILSVPNIAHWSMRLKLLFGNFEYKDQGLLDRGHLRFFNEKSVKKILLENGFEISTFDINFAESLKYNNILHLIGIMKPNFFGFQFLIVANKKRS from the coding sequence ATGAGCAATAATTTTTTTAGTCCATCTCACAACAAAATAATTGGATTAATTGGTAAAAATAAGAGAGTATTAGATGTAGGATGTTCAGAGGGTTGTCTATCAAAAAGGTTGAGACTAAATGGCTGTGAAGTCTTTGGTATTGAGATAAATAAGAACGCAGCTCAGTTAGCGAAAAGCTATTGTCAAGAGGTATTTGTGGGAGATGTAGAATCAATAAAATTAAATAGTAAATATGAGAATTTTTTTGATTGCATTGTATTTGCTGATGTTTTGGAGCATTTAAAAGAACCGGCAGTAGTACTTCGAAGTTTTAAGGAATATCTTAAAGCGGATGGTCAGTTAATATTATCAGTACCCAATATAGCACATTGGAGTATGCGATTAAAACTTTTATTTGGGAATTTTGAATATAAAGATCAAGGTTTATTAGACCGAGGACATCTTAGATTTTTCAATGAAAAAAGTGTAAAAAAGATTCTTTTGGAAAATGGTTTTGAAATTTCCACTTTTGACATAAACTTCGCAGAATCTTTAAAATATAATAATATCCTTCATTTAATTGGAATCATGAAACCTAACTTTTTTGGATTTCAGTTTTTGATAGTTGCTAATAAAAAAAGATCTTAG
- a CDS encoding glycosyl transferase (PFAM: Glycosyl transferase family 2), giving the protein MEVSLIIPMYNEEDNVLITLNEVKTVLKTYQSYQILAVDDGSSDQTMALLEKYASENPELVVLKHPVNMGMGRALRTGFEKAEGDVIITLDADLSYDPKYITKLIQELHENHLDIVIGSQYMAGGETEDIPFIRLFVSKMANKIVGYALDKNISTVTGILRAYRKEVIDSIEIESNGTEINPEILSKAMALGFEVKEIPVKLKGRKLGESKVQFRATTVSHLLFTFYEKPMILFGVIGLILCIIGIIIAIYLFYEYLIGTLDPTRPLMFVMVLMIISGIQILIFGFVSTQISLLKREIYIIQKENKLMRKKLK; this is encoded by the coding sequence ATGGAAGTATCATTAATCATACCCATGTACAACGAGGAAGATAACGTCCTTATCACCCTCAATGAAGTTAAAACGGTTCTGAAAACCTACCAGAGCTATCAGATACTGGCAGTGGATGATGGTAGCAGCGACCAAACCATGGCTTTACTGGAAAAATACGCATCAGAGAATCCAGAATTAGTGGTCCTGAAACATCCAGTGAATATGGGAATGGGAAGAGCACTTCGAACTGGTTTTGAAAAGGCAGAAGGCGATGTGATCATCACACTGGATGCTGATTTAAGTTATGACCCCAAATATATCACAAAACTCATCCAGGAGCTCCATGAAAATCATCTGGACATAGTAATCGGATCCCAGTACATGGCAGGAGGTGAAACTGAAGATATTCCTTTCATCCGCCTCTTTGTAAGCAAAATGGCCAATAAAATTGTGGGTTATGCCCTGGATAAAAACATAAGCACTGTAACCGGAATATTGCGCGCCTACAGGAAAGAAGTTATAGATTCCATAGAGATTGAATCTAATGGAACTGAAATTAACCCTGAAATACTTTCAAAGGCAATGGCACTTGGATTTGAGGTTAAAGAGATCCCTGTAAAGCTTAAAGGGCGGAAATTAGGTGAATCCAAAGTTCAGTTCAGGGCCACCACCGTTTCACATCTTTTATTCACTTTCTACGAAAAACCAATGATTCTTTTTGGAGTAATTGGACTTATATTGTGCATTATAGGAATCATAATTGCAATATATTTATTCTATGAGTATTTGATTGGTACACTGGATCCAACCAGACCTTTAATGTTTGTTATGGTTTTAATGATAATCTCGGGGATACAAATCCTTATTTTCGGGTTTGTTTCCACCCAGATTAGTCTCCTGAAACGTGAAATTTACATAATTCAAAAAGAGAATAAGTTAATGAGGAAAAAATTGAAATAA
- a CDS encoding glycosyl transferase (PFAM: Glycosyl transferase family 2) codes for MRKPSVNILIFTYNQENLVKDTLESVINQSYENINRIIVADDGSTDKTPEIIKEYALNNPSIEPVLAKENKGIAYNMNRALKRADGDYVSFLDGDDMMYHQKIEKQVKYLTKNPDLVACTHDVDVFDSCKEKSLGKFSEVIGFNKIPDRITIKSFFDPSLILCPSSTMYRYEKIPCKGLETRLKYWYDFLFGVEVLMKGDIGFMDEILGMYRLHGANATQSQDMKELGLENALLAYSIIISRYPELYPLVKKRRNATYVSKILECIKKGDVNRAKKLSRVLMSEGSFIKGMGSYILSNVLNEKRVDSLLSNKGLLNFILKHF; via the coding sequence ATGCGTAAACCTTCAGTCAATATTTTGATCTTTACATACAATCAAGAAAATCTAGTTAAAGATACCTTGGAGAGTGTAATAAATCAATCTTATGAGAATATAAACAGAATTATTGTGGCTGATGATGGTTCCACTGATAAAACTCCTGAAATCATAAAGGAGTACGCTTTGAACAATCCATCAATAGAACCAGTTTTGGCAAAAGAAAATAAAGGAATAGCTTATAATATGAATCGGGCTTTAAAACGTGCTGATGGTGATTATGTATCTTTTCTTGATGGGGATGATATGATGTATCATCAAAAGATAGAAAAACAGGTTAAATATCTTACGAAAAATCCTGATTTAGTTGCATGCACTCACGATGTGGATGTTTTTGATTCGTGTAAAGAGAAATCATTGGGGAAGTTTAGTGAGGTCATAGGTTTCAATAAAATCCCAGACAGAATAACAATTAAATCTTTTTTTGACCCATCCCTAATTCTGTGCCCTTCATCTACAATGTATAGATATGAAAAAATTCCTTGTAAGGGGTTAGAGACTCGTTTAAAGTATTGGTACGATTTTCTTTTTGGTGTGGAAGTTCTGATGAAAGGTGACATTGGATTTATGGATGAAATTTTGGGTATGTACAGGTTACATGGTGCTAATGCCACACAAAGTCAGGATATGAAAGAACTTGGTCTTGAAAATGCTTTACTCGCTTACTCGATCATCATTTCTCGATATCCTGAATTATATCCTCTTGTGAAAAAAAGGAGAAATGCAACATACGTTTCTAAAATATTAGAATGTATTAAAAAGGGAGATGTTAATCGAGCTAAGAAACTTTCCCGGGTTTTAATGTCTGAAGGGAGTTTTATTAAAGGAATGGGATCGTATATTTTGTCAAATGTATTGAATGAGAAAAGGGTTGACAGTTTATTGAGTAATAAAGGATTGCTAAATTTTATTTTAAAGCATTTTTAA
- a CDS encoding putative glycosyltransferase (PFAM: Glycosyl transferase family 2) encodes MNYPRLSIIILNWNGWMDTIECLDSLYQVNYPNFDMIIVDNASEDESVKKIKEHIEIENGIRKSAVDVAIIKNNENYGFAEGNNIGIRCAIKKSNPKYILLLNNDTTLDKNFLDELVKVAEENAHVGSVQSLLMKPGGDIVDSMGQELTTWSARDIGMDSKYYNLNQNSEIFGACAAAALYRTDVLVNVGLFDKDFFAIYEDVDLSWRIRLSGFKSFLAVNSIVYHKRNISKRVSEIKNRDWMKNDLRRYHLTKNMLILAIKYHSSSFLLNPKYLFKLILTLIGCSYYSVRARKIKKTFRILKKNFNNRKSLQTNPRLDRIQKKWMS; translated from the coding sequence ATGAATTATCCTCGACTTTCCATCATAATCCTTAATTGGAATGGATGGATGGACACAATAGAATGTTTAGATTCCCTTTATCAGGTTAATTACCCTAATTTTGATATGATTATTGTAGATAATGCCTCAGAAGATGAATCTGTGAAGAAGATAAAAGAGCACATTGAAATAGAAAATGGTATCAGAAAGTCTGCTGTTGATGTCGCTATAATAAAAAATAATGAGAATTATGGTTTTGCAGAGGGTAACAACATTGGGATCAGGTGTGCCATTAAAAAATCTAATCCAAAATATATACTTCTTCTGAATAACGATACCACATTAGATAAAAATTTCTTGGACGAATTGGTCAAAGTTGCAGAAGAAAATGCTCATGTTGGTAGTGTACAATCCCTTTTAATGAAACCTGGCGGGGACATAGTTGATTCTATGGGTCAAGAGCTTACAACTTGGAGCGCTCGAGATATAGGGATGGATTCAAAATATTATAATTTGAATCAAAATAGTGAGATATTTGGGGCTTGTGCTGCTGCTGCCCTTTATAGGACTGATGTTTTAGTGAATGTGGGGCTTTTTGATAAAGATTTTTTCGCAATTTACGAAGATGTGGACCTATCATGGAGAATTAGATTGTCAGGATTCAAATCGTTTTTAGCAGTTAATTCAATTGTTTATCATAAAAGAAACATTTCAAAAAGGGTATCTGAGATAAAAAATCGTGATTGGATGAAGAATGATTTAAGACGTTACCATTTAACCAAGAATATGTTAATTTTGGCTATAAAATACCACTCTTCATCCTTTTTATTAAATCCGAAATATCTATTCAAACTAATTTTAACATTGATAGGATGTTCATATTATTCAGTAAGAGCTCGAAAAATTAAAAAAACATTTAGGATACTTAAAAAGAATTTTAATAATAGAAAAAGCTTGCAGACTAATCCGAGGTTAGACAGAATACAAAAGAAATGGATGTCTTAA